The genomic segment CTGATGTCTTAATTATGTGCTTTCTGCAACAGAGCTGCCAACACCACACACTCTCTCAGCGCCGCCCCACCGCCCCATGCCTCCCTGGGCCGGGCTGGCTGTTTCCCAGAGGCTGCCGGGGCTCACCCCCCAGATGAGTGCAAACAACGGCACCGCCGTGGAGGAGTTTGTCCTGCAGAGCTTCTCGGAGGAGCCTGGGCCGCGCATTCTCTTCCTGGCCGTGTTCCTCCTCCTTTACCTGGGGGCTCTTGCAGGGAACGCCCTCATTGTCACCGCCATCAGCCTGCACCCAGGCCTCCATACCCCAATGTACTTCTTTCTCACCAACCTGGCCATTTTAGACATCGTCTGCACCTCTACGGTTGTCCCCAAATTGCTGGAGAACCTGGCGCTCAAGGGTGGCACCATCACCTACCAGGGCTGCATGACCCAACTCTTCTTCCTGACCTGGACTTTAGGGGCGGAGCTCCTGCTGCTGACggtcatggcctatgaccgctacgtggccatctgccgCCCGCTGCACTACAGCAGGCTGATGGGCCGGCGGGTCTGTGCTCTGCTGGCAGGCAGCGTGTGGGCAATAACTGTGGCCAACACTTCTGTGCACACAGGGCTTTTGACAAGGCTGACGTTCTGCGGCCGCAATCAGATCCagcattttctctgtgaaatCCCCACGCTGCTGCTGCTCTCCTGCAGCCCGACCACCCTGAACAACGTCATGATGGTCCTGGCGGACATGTACTTTGGAGTGGTCAACTTTCTGCTCACCCTGGCGTCCTACGCCTACATCAT from the Phacochoerus africanus isolate WHEZ1 chromosome 15, ROS_Pafr_v1, whole genome shotgun sequence genome contains:
- the LOC125115945 gene encoding olfactory receptor 13A1-like is translated as MVAGSAHLQQRASRCVDPVGHAPHQELPTPHTLSAPPHRPMPPWAGLAVSQRLPGLTPQMSANNGTAVEEFVLQSFSEEPGPRILFLAVFLLLYLGALAGNALIVTAISLHPGLHTPMYFFLTNLAILDIVCTSTVVPKLLENLALKGGTITYQGCMTQLFFLTWTLGAELLLLTVMAYDRYVAICRPLHYSRLMGRRVCALLAGSVWAITVANTSVHTGLLTRLTFCGRNQIQHFLCEIPTLLLLSCSPTTLNNVMMVLADMYFGVVNFLLTLASYAYIIASIVRMRSATGRQRAFSTCSSHLLVVTLYYSTVIYTYILPGSGSSLENGKVVAVLYTAVSPTLNPLIYSLRNKDVKVALGKVLSCICGRHGPCRLTG